From a single Bryobacter aggregatus MPL3 genomic region:
- a CDS encoding sugar ABC transporter ATP-binding protein: MQKRFGGVTALRNGNLAVRAGEVHLLMGENGAGKSTMMKIVAGMQRLDGGEMLFRGQKVDFLNPKESAASGIAMVHQESLLAPHLSVGENIFLGREEMGGFGIVKRAAMMERASQLIEQHGFPLQANWKVEKLSPAGRQLVEICRAIANGTSLLIFDEPTSSLSEGETKAVFEIVQKLKQKGAGVIYITHRLEELRTLGDRVTVLRDGATVHSCDMCDLSRAQLIQHMVGRDLGAMYSREALPPGTELLRVEGLRRGEILRDLSLTVRAGEIVGLAGLMGAGRTELCRAIFGIDRFESGTVSVGGKVLSLRSPRDAVKAGIALIPEDRQRTGLATQLPVGWNLTLASVGAHAPMGILNKAALRETEQKYIEKLRIKTDGPGQKSVRLSGGNQQKIVIAKWVAQGARVFLFDEPTRGIDVGAKTEVFETMDELARQGAAVLMVSSELPELIQVADRILVMRQGKITGELPGKTTQEEIMALAAFEEEAKV, encoded by the coding sequence GTGCAGAAACGCTTTGGGGGCGTGACAGCACTTCGAAACGGCAACCTCGCTGTGCGCGCGGGGGAAGTTCATTTGCTGATGGGGGAGAACGGCGCCGGCAAAAGCACGATGATGAAGATCGTCGCCGGAATGCAGCGCCTCGATGGTGGGGAGATGCTGTTTCGCGGGCAGAAGGTGGATTTCCTCAATCCCAAGGAGTCGGCCGCCAGCGGAATCGCCATGGTGCACCAGGAAAGCCTGCTCGCGCCGCATTTGAGCGTCGGCGAGAATATTTTCCTTGGCCGTGAGGAAATGGGCGGCTTTGGTATTGTCAAGCGGGCCGCCATGATGGAGCGAGCCAGCCAGTTGATTGAGCAACATGGATTCCCGCTCCAAGCCAACTGGAAAGTAGAAAAACTCAGCCCAGCCGGACGGCAACTGGTTGAGATCTGCCGCGCCATCGCCAATGGCACTTCCCTCCTGATCTTTGACGAACCCACCTCCAGCTTGAGCGAGGGAGAAACCAAAGCAGTCTTCGAAATCGTACAAAAGCTAAAACAGAAAGGCGCCGGTGTGATTTATATCACGCATCGCCTGGAAGAGCTTCGGACACTGGGCGATCGGGTCACGGTCTTGCGGGATGGTGCAACCGTACATTCTTGCGACATGTGCGACTTGAGCCGTGCACAATTGATCCAGCACATGGTGGGAAGGGATCTGGGAGCGATGTATTCGCGAGAAGCACTGCCGCCCGGTACAGAACTGTTGCGGGTGGAAGGACTGCGGCGAGGAGAAATTCTACGTGATCTCTCTCTGACAGTGCGCGCGGGAGAGATCGTGGGATTGGCCGGATTGATGGGCGCAGGGCGGACGGAGCTTTGCCGGGCCATCTTTGGCATCGATCGATTCGAAAGTGGAACGGTGAGCGTCGGCGGGAAAGTATTGAGCCTGCGTTCGCCACGCGATGCCGTCAAGGCGGGCATTGCATTGATTCCTGAAGACCGGCAACGAACGGGCTTGGCTACCCAGCTTCCCGTTGGTTGGAACCTTACGCTGGCCAGCGTCGGAGCGCATGCCCCGATGGGCATCCTGAACAAAGCGGCGCTGCGCGAAACCGAACAGAAGTACATTGAAAAATTGCGGATTAAGACCGACGGGCCCGGGCAGAAGAGCGTGCGGCTGAGCGGTGGGAACCAGCAGAAGATTGTGATCGCCAAGTGGGTGGCCCAAGGCGCCCGGGTCTTTCTGTTCGATGAGCCCACACGCGGCATCGATGTGGGAGCGAAAACGGAAGTGTTTGAGACGATGGACGAGTTAGCGCGGCAAGGCGCCGCAGTGCTGATGGTATCGAGTGAACTCCCCGAATTGATTCAGGTAGCCGATCGGATTCTGGTCATGCGGCAAGGAAAGATCACCGGAGAACTCCCCGGCAAAACGACACAGGAAGAGATCATGGCACTGGCCGCGTTCGAGGAAGAGGCGAAGGTATGA
- the deoC gene encoding deoxyribose-phosphate aldolase, which translates to MDLAKLIDHTLLRADATEAEIALLCEEAAEYKFFSVCVNPYWVAYAVNALEGSNVKVCTVAGFPLGATPAAVKRWEAQRSVNDGAAEVDMVLNVGALKSGLISDVEVDVATTAEMVHLAGGRLKVILETCLLNDVEKELACRICMTAGADFVKTSTGFSKGGATVEDIRLMRRIVGDKLGVKASGGVRSYDDAVKMVEAGATRIGASASIAIVKGASASGGGY; encoded by the coding sequence ATGGATCTAGCCAAGTTGATCGACCACACTCTGCTTCGCGCCGATGCGACGGAAGCAGAGATTGCCCTGTTGTGTGAGGAAGCTGCGGAGTACAAGTTTTTCAGTGTCTGTGTCAACCCTTATTGGGTCGCCTATGCGGTCAACGCCCTCGAAGGAAGCAATGTCAAGGTTTGCACGGTAGCCGGATTTCCCTTGGGCGCAACGCCTGCCGCCGTCAAGCGTTGGGAAGCACAGCGGAGCGTAAACGATGGCGCGGCAGAAGTCGACATGGTGTTGAATGTGGGCGCGTTGAAGAGTGGCTTGATTTCAGATGTGGAGGTCGATGTCGCGACAACGGCGGAAATGGTCCATCTTGCCGGAGGACGGCTCAAAGTCATTCTGGAAACTTGCCTGTTAAACGATGTCGAAAAGGAACTCGCGTGCCGGATCTGCATGACGGCAGGAGCGGATTTTGTCAAGACATCGACAGGATTCTCAAAGGGCGGTGCGACGGTCGAAGATATTCGCCTCATGCGCCGCATCGTTGGAGATAAGCTAGGCGTGAAAGCGAGTGGCGGCGTGCGAAGCTATGACGATGCGGTGAAAATGGTGGAGGCCGGAGCGACACGGATCGGAGCAAGTGCCAGTATTGCCATCGTAAAGGGAGCAAGCGCCTCTGGCGGTGGGTATTAA
- a CDS encoding ABC transporter permease gives MIQRLLPFGTLIVLFITLCFVPNFLSETNLSSVIRQTAVINIMALGMTMIIITGGIDLSVGSILAMGGLLGTMAMAKGQPIAIGILVGIATGAFWGFLNGYLTTRLKINSFIVTLGTLGIIRGLTLVISNGLPVHDIPPAFSFLGEGTVLGVPFVLWVLMACAAIVHFILEHTKLGRYSFAIGSNPDAAFYAGIPVAFHVTCVYAIGGALTGLAGMIEASRLMTGQPTAGQGYELQAIAAVVIGGGSLRGGEGSVLGTLVGAFIMGLLSNGSDLQGISPYWQQAIIGAIIILAVSVDEFRKRRVV, from the coding sequence ATGATTCAACGGCTGCTCCCGTTTGGAACCCTCATTGTTTTATTTATCACTCTCTGCTTTGTCCCTAATTTTCTCAGCGAGACAAATCTATCGAGCGTCATCCGCCAGACAGCCGTGATCAACATCATGGCGCTGGGGATGACCATGATCATCATCACCGGTGGAATCGATCTCAGTGTCGGCTCCATCCTGGCCATGGGTGGTTTGCTCGGCACCATGGCGATGGCAAAAGGCCAGCCCATCGCGATTGGCATCCTCGTCGGCATCGCGACAGGCGCATTCTGGGGTTTCCTCAACGGCTATCTCACCACGCGCCTCAAGATCAATTCGTTTATCGTGACCTTGGGCACATTGGGCATCATCCGCGGCTTGACGCTTGTCATCTCGAACGGCTTGCCTGTACATGATATTCCCCCCGCTTTCAGCTTTCTCGGAGAGGGCACGGTCCTCGGAGTACCGTTTGTTCTCTGGGTACTGATGGCTTGCGCGGCCATTGTGCACTTTATCCTCGAACACACCAAACTCGGCCGCTACAGTTTTGCAATTGGCAGCAATCCCGACGCCGCATTCTACGCAGGCATTCCAGTGGCCTTCCACGTCACCTGTGTCTACGCCATTGGCGGCGCACTCACCGGCCTGGCGGGCATGATTGAAGCCTCTCGCCTGATGACCGGCCAACCCACAGCCGGACAGGGCTATGAACTCCAGGCCATTGCCGCAGTGGTCATCGGCGGCGGCAGCCTGCGCGGCGGGGAGGGCAGTGTGCTTGGCACCCTTGTCGGCGCCTTCATCATGGGTTTGCTTTCCAACGGAAGCGACCTGCAGGGCATTTCTCCGTACTGGCAGCAGGCAATCATCGGCGCCATCATCATTCTGGCAGTGAGCGTAGACGAGTTCCGCAAACGGCGCGTTGTCTAG